The Phacochoerus africanus isolate WHEZ1 chromosome 15, ROS_Pafr_v1, whole genome shotgun sequence genome has a segment encoding these proteins:
- the KMT5A gene encoding N-lysine methyltransferase KMT5A isoform X2, translating into MGLAGLQENVFTGQSKIYTYMSPNKCSGMRSPLQEENSVAHHEVKCQGKPLAGIYRKRDEKRNSGNAIRSTVKSEEQKIKDARRGPLAPFSNQKSEAAEPPKTPTSSCDSPNAAAAKQALKKPMRGKQAPRKKAQGKTQQNRKLTDFYPVRRSSRKSKAELQSEERKRIDELIESGKEEGMKIDLIDGKGRGVIATKQFSRGEFVVEYHGDLIEITDAKKREALYAQDPSTGCYMYYFQYLSKTYCVDATRETNRLGRLINHSKCGNCQTKLHDIDGVPHLILIASRDIEAGEELLYDYGDRSRASIEAYPWLKH; encoded by the exons ATGGGCCTGGCCGGGCTGCAG GAGAATGTATTTACCGGGCAGTCAAAGATCTATACCTACATGAGCCCGAACAAATGCTCTGGAATGCGTTCCCCCCTTCAGGAAGAGAACTCAGTTGCACATCATGAAGTCAAATGCCAGGGGAAGCCATTAGCCGGAATCTACAGGAAACGCGACG agaaaagaaactctGGGAATGCAATACGAAGCACCGTGAAGTCCGAGGAACAGAAGATCAAAGACGCCAGGAGAGGCCCCCTGGCACCTttttcaaaccaaaaatctgaaGCAGCAGAACCTCCCAAAACCCCGACCTCGTCTTGTGATTCTCCCAATGCAGCCGCTGCCAAGCAAGCCCTGAAAAAGCCCATGAGGGGCAAACAGGCCCCCAGGAAAAA AGCTCAAGGAAAAACACAACAGAATCGCAAACTCACGGATTTCTACCCTGTGCGGAGGAGCTCCAGGAAGAGCAAAGCTGAGCTGCAG tctgaagaaaggaaaagaatagacGAATTGATTGAAAGTGGGAAGGAAGAAGGCATGAAG ATTGACCTCATTGACGGCAAAGGCAGGGGTGTGATCGCCACCAAGCAGTTCTCCAGGGGTGAGTTCGTGGTGGAGTATCATGGGGACCTCATCGAGATCACCGATGCCAAGAAGCGGGAGGCTCTGTATGCACAAGACCCCTCCACGGGCTGCTACATGTACTATTTTCAGTATCTGAGCAAAACCTACTG cgTGGATGCAACTCGAGAGACAAATCGCCTAGGAAGACTGATCAATCACAGTAAATGTGGGAACTGCCAAACCAAACTGCACGACATCGACGGCGTGCCTCACCTCATCCTCATCGCCTCCCGAGACATCGAGGCCGGGGAGGAGCTCCTGTATGACTATGGGGACCGCAGCCGGGCTTCCATCGAAGCCTACCCTTGGCTGAAGCATTAA
- the KMT5A gene encoding N-lysine methyltransferase KMT5A isoform X1, with protein sequence MARGRKMSKPRAVEAAAAAAAVAATAPGPEMVERRGPGRPRTNGENVFTGQSKIYTYMSPNKCSGMRSPLQEENSVAHHEVKCQGKPLAGIYRKRDEKRNSGNAIRSTVKSEEQKIKDARRGPLAPFSNQKSEAAEPPKTPTSSCDSPNAAAAKQALKKPMRGKQAPRKKAQGKTQQNRKLTDFYPVRRSSRKSKAELQSEERKRIDELIESGKEEGMKIDLIDGKGRGVIATKQFSRGEFVVEYHGDLIEITDAKKREALYAQDPSTGCYMYYFQYLSKTYCVDATRETNRLGRLINHSKCGNCQTKLHDIDGVPHLILIASRDIEAGEELLYDYGDRSRASIEAYPWLKH encoded by the exons ATGGCTAGAG GCAGGAAGATGTCCAAGCCCCGCGCggtggaggcggcggcggcggcggcggcggtggcagcGACGGCCCCGGGCCCGGAGATGGTGGAGCGGAGGGGCCCGGGGAGGCCCCGCACCAATGGG GAGAATGTATTTACCGGGCAGTCAAAGATCTATACCTACATGAGCCCGAACAAATGCTCTGGAATGCGTTCCCCCCTTCAGGAAGAGAACTCAGTTGCACATCATGAAGTCAAATGCCAGGGGAAGCCATTAGCCGGAATCTACAGGAAACGCGACG agaaaagaaactctGGGAATGCAATACGAAGCACCGTGAAGTCCGAGGAACAGAAGATCAAAGACGCCAGGAGAGGCCCCCTGGCACCTttttcaaaccaaaaatctgaaGCAGCAGAACCTCCCAAAACCCCGACCTCGTCTTGTGATTCTCCCAATGCAGCCGCTGCCAAGCAAGCCCTGAAAAAGCCCATGAGGGGCAAACAGGCCCCCAGGAAAAA AGCTCAAGGAAAAACACAACAGAATCGCAAACTCACGGATTTCTACCCTGTGCGGAGGAGCTCCAGGAAGAGCAAAGCTGAGCTGCAG tctgaagaaaggaaaagaatagacGAATTGATTGAAAGTGGGAAGGAAGAAGGCATGAAG ATTGACCTCATTGACGGCAAAGGCAGGGGTGTGATCGCCACCAAGCAGTTCTCCAGGGGTGAGTTCGTGGTGGAGTATCATGGGGACCTCATCGAGATCACCGATGCCAAGAAGCGGGAGGCTCTGTATGCACAAGACCCCTCCACGGGCTGCTACATGTACTATTTTCAGTATCTGAGCAAAACCTACTG cgTGGATGCAACTCGAGAGACAAATCGCCTAGGAAGACTGATCAATCACAGTAAATGTGGGAACTGCCAAACCAAACTGCACGACATCGACGGCGTGCCTCACCTCATCCTCATCGCCTCCCGAGACATCGAGGCCGGGGAGGAGCTCCTGTATGACTATGGGGACCGCAGCCGGGCTTCCATCGAAGCCTACCCTTGGCTGAAGCATTAA
- the KMT5A gene encoding N-lysine methyltransferase KMT5A isoform X3: MSPNKCSGMRSPLQEENSVAHHEVKCQGKPLAGIYRKRDEKRNSGNAIRSTVKSEEQKIKDARRGPLAPFSNQKSEAAEPPKTPTSSCDSPNAAAAKQALKKPMRGKQAPRKKAQGKTQQNRKLTDFYPVRRSSRKSKAELQSEERKRIDELIESGKEEGMKIDLIDGKGRGVIATKQFSRGEFVVEYHGDLIEITDAKKREALYAQDPSTGCYMYYFQYLSKTYCVDATRETNRLGRLINHSKCGNCQTKLHDIDGVPHLILIASRDIEAGEELLYDYGDRSRASIEAYPWLKH, translated from the exons ATGAGCCCGAACAAATGCTCTGGAATGCGTTCCCCCCTTCAGGAAGAGAACTCAGTTGCACATCATGAAGTCAAATGCCAGGGGAAGCCATTAGCCGGAATCTACAGGAAACGCGACG agaaaagaaactctGGGAATGCAATACGAAGCACCGTGAAGTCCGAGGAACAGAAGATCAAAGACGCCAGGAGAGGCCCCCTGGCACCTttttcaaaccaaaaatctgaaGCAGCAGAACCTCCCAAAACCCCGACCTCGTCTTGTGATTCTCCCAATGCAGCCGCTGCCAAGCAAGCCCTGAAAAAGCCCATGAGGGGCAAACAGGCCCCCAGGAAAAA AGCTCAAGGAAAAACACAACAGAATCGCAAACTCACGGATTTCTACCCTGTGCGGAGGAGCTCCAGGAAGAGCAAAGCTGAGCTGCAG tctgaagaaaggaaaagaatagacGAATTGATTGAAAGTGGGAAGGAAGAAGGCATGAAG ATTGACCTCATTGACGGCAAAGGCAGGGGTGTGATCGCCACCAAGCAGTTCTCCAGGGGTGAGTTCGTGGTGGAGTATCATGGGGACCTCATCGAGATCACCGATGCCAAGAAGCGGGAGGCTCTGTATGCACAAGACCCCTCCACGGGCTGCTACATGTACTATTTTCAGTATCTGAGCAAAACCTACTG cgTGGATGCAACTCGAGAGACAAATCGCCTAGGAAGACTGATCAATCACAGTAAATGTGGGAACTGCCAAACCAAACTGCACGACATCGACGGCGTGCCTCACCTCATCCTCATCGCCTCCCGAGACATCGAGGCCGGGGAGGAGCTCCTGTATGACTATGGGGACCGCAGCCGGGCTTCCATCGAAGCCTACCCTTGGCTGAAGCATTAA